From the Brachyspira suanatina genome, the window TATCTATTATGTTTTTAGTCATTATAAGTACATCCTATTAAATATAATTGTTTTAATAAAAAAAATTATTAATGATCATAACAAAATCTCATTTATAATATTTCTTATGTATAATAAACTATATTTATGTTTATGTCAATCTATTATTTTATTATAATTTTATTGTAATTTTTTATATTCTAATAATGTAAAGTAATTTTATATAATAATTTTAATATTTAACTATATTTTTTATAAGTTAATATGAATTTAAAATAGACCACTATTGTCTATATTGATTTTTCATTTTCAAACTTTAATTTTTCTAATTCATTTTTTATAGAATTCATAGTATCATTAATATGCATTTTTTCTTTATCTATATAATATGATGTTTCTTTATATTGTTTATTAACATCTTGAATAAATTTATTGATATTATCCTGTTGTTTATTAATATTTTTTTGTGTTTCTATATCTATATCAGATATAAGTTTTTTGGATTCATATTTGAATTCTTCCATTTCTTTTTTAAGGTTTTCTATATATTCCAGATTTTCTTTACTTTCGGATAAAATATTATTATTGGTAAATATACCTGCAAATGTGAATACTATCATTATTACAGATAAAAATGCAAACTAAAAACTTAAAACATTGTTTGAATTTTTCATTATTTCGGACATTGAGGATTCTAATATTTTTGTATCTAAGTTAATCACTGTATTAGTATTATTAGTTATAATAGATTGTAAATGATTAGTATAATTTTCTAATATTTTATCGAATCTTCTATCAACATTTTTGGCATGTACAAAATATATTAAGGAAAATAAAAATATTGATATTAAAAATAAAGTTATAATTGTAGATTTGATTTCTCTGTCTTTCATAAATAAACCTCATATGATTTGCTATATTATACAGCATTATGAAAATTATTAAACAATATATAAAATGTAAGTATTAAAAAATTAAAAGTATATATACTGAAAATTTTTGTTTTTAGATTTCGTCAAAGTTGAAAAACTATATATAAGTTTAATAAAATTTATTTCTGATTCCCGCCCTTTATATTTTAAAATTTATTTTTAAATTTTAATCTAAATTATTTTTATTATTTATTTTGAAATGTTAACGCTCGCCCAAGATTTAATTAGATTTGAAGTCTTCATACTGCACGCTGAGTAGATTTTTAAATATAATAAAAGTTGTATTATTAATTTAATTTTAGTTTTTGATTTGCTAACCGTGCGTTGTGATATTTTTTTAAATTTAAAATCTGCTTGGGTGGGTGCTAAAAAATCTAATTAAGTAATGAAAAAATAAAAAACTTTATTTACAAATTTAAATAATAAGACTAGAGGGTGGGGAGTGGAAATAAATTCTTAAAAAATAAAAAGCCCCACTATGTAAATATAATGGGACTTTTTTATTAATTAAATTTTATTAAAAAAATTATTCTTCTATACTCAAATGTAACTCTTCTAATTGATCAGCATCAACAGTAGAAGGACATCCGCTCATCAAGCACTGACCTTTTTGAGTTTTAGGGAATGCTATAACTTCTCTAATGCTGTCTTGTTTTTGAAGAAGCATAACAACTCTATCTATACCATAAGCCATACCGCACATAGGAGGAGCACCATATTTCAAAGCATCAAGCAAGAATCCGAATCTCAATTTTGCTTTCTCTTCGTCTATGCCTAAAAGTTTGAATATTATAGCCTGTACTTTGCTGTCATAAATACGCTGACCGCCGCCGCCTATTTCATTACCATTTAATACCAAGTCATAAGTATCGCTTCTTACTTTTAAAGGCTCGCTTTCAAGTATAGCAACATCTTCAGGTACTGGGGCAGTGAATGGGTGGTGAGTAGCTGATATTCTCTTCTCTTTATGATCATATTCAAATAATGGGAATTCTACTACCCATAAGAAATTTAATTTATCTTTATCTATTAAGTTCAATTTCTCAGCAACTTTTAATCTTAAATTACCCAAAGCATCAAATGTAACTTTTGGAGTATCAGCAACGAAGAATAATAAGTCGCCTTTTTCTGCTTTAGTAACTTCTAATATTTTCTTTTGATTTTCTTCAGAGAAGAATTTAACTATATTAGATTCAAGTCCTTTTTCAGTAACTCTCATCCAAGCAAGTCCTTTAGCTCCGAATATACCAACATATTTAGTGAAGTCATCAATATCTTTTCTGCTTAATTTCTCTCCGCCTTTAGCATTCAAACATCTTATTATAAATTTGTTGTCTAAAGCATTTTTGAATACTGCAAAATCACAGCCTCTAACAGCCTCTTCAACATTGATAAGTTTTAATTCAAATCTAGTATCAGGCTTATCGCTTCCATACATTTCCATAGCATCATAATAATTTAATCTAGGGAATGGAGTAGGTAAGTCAATACCATAAACATCTTTAACTATATTAGCAGTAACATTTTCCATAATAGATAAAAACTCATCAGTATTAAGGAAAGAAGTTTCAATATCAACTTGAGTAAATTCAGGCTGTCTGTCTGCTCTTAAGTCCTCATCACGGAAACATTTAGCTATTTGATAGTATCTGTCAAAACCGCCAATCATAAGTATTTGCTTGAATATTTGAGGAGATTGAGGCAATGCATAGAAATCTCCAGCATTTAGTCTTGAAGGAACAAGGAAGTCTCTAGCACCTTCAGGAGTACTTTTATTTAATATAGGAGTTTCCACATCTATAAAACCATTGTCAGATAAATGTTTTCTAAAAGCATTAGTAATTTGGAATCTTTTATATAAGTTATTGAATACAGTAGGTCTTCTTAAATCTAAGTATCTGTATTTAAGTCTTATATCTTCACCAGTATCAATATCATCTTCAAGTAGGAAAGGAGGAGTTTCAGAAGTATTAAGAAGCTCCATTTTTTCAACCATAACTTCAATTTCACCAGTAGGAATTTTAGGGTTAATCATTTCAGGACTTCTAGCTCTGATTTTACCTTCTACACTGATAACATATTCGCTTCTTAAATCCTGAGCGTCATTATGTGCTTCTTTGCTTATTTCAGGATTGAATACTATTTGTACGAATCCTGTTCTGTCTCTTAAATCTACGAATATTACTCCGCCATGATCTCTTCTTCTTAAAACCCAGCCTGCTAGCTTAACTTCTTTACCGATATCATCTTTTGTTAATATACCATTATAGGCACTTTTAAAACGCATATTGATTCCTCTTTTTTAGTTGATTATTTTATTGTTTAAAATTTATTATAAAAAATAAGTTGTATTTCTTTTTTGAATAAACATAATAATTATATTATAAATAGGTATAAAAATCAACAATCTAATAAAATATGTATCAATTTTTATAGTAATTTATTGACCTATATAAAAGAATAATATCATATTTATGTTTGCAATAGTTTATAATTATCTAAAAATATGATTCCTGTAACAGAAAATTAATATTTCTAAATTATAATTGAATTGAAATCCTTTAAATATTTTTATAATTTCTTTTATAGTTTCACCAGAGGCATAAACATCATCTATTAAAAGTATATTTTTATTTTTGAGTTTGTCATAATTTATTATTTCAAAGGCATCTTTAATATTTTCACTTCTCTCTTTTAGAGTTTCTAAAAATTTCTGTTCTTTTATATTCTTATTTATTTTTATAAACTCGCATTTTTCTATATCAAACTCTTTAGAAATATAATCAGCAAAAAAATCCATTACACCGTTATTTTTATTTGAAGGTACATAAAGTATAATATCAAATTTTTTATTATTTGTTTTTATATAATCAGAATAATAATTTTTTATTTGTTTTATTATATTTATAGGAAAATTGACACTCTTTTTTTTAAATGCTCTTAATTCATCTCCAAGCTCTTTATCCAAATCGCCTAATGCTGTTATAGGTATATTGTCTATACTGAATTTTTTATAAGCAGTAAAAATATTATTCATTTATTTTATCTTTTAATATTAAGTACATTATACTCGCAAAAATCCAATTTACTATTATTCCTTTATATCCTAAAATCATGCCGTTTAACCAAGTGCTAATATTGATATCAAAAATAAATGTTAGAATTACAGATGATAATCTTCCTAGTATTAAAGCAAGTAATGAGGTTAATATAAAAGATATATTTTTATTTTTCATTAAACTTATAACAATAGAAAATACTAAACCTTCAAGTATTAAAAAATATAATGTAGGTGGCATAGGCATATTTGTAAGAAAATAATTCAAAAGAGGAGATATAAAACTAAGCATTATTAAAAATATAGGATTTAATATATAAGCTCCCAAAGATAGTGCAAAGAATATAGGAAGAAATTCTGTACCTTTAAATCCGAAATAATGTGTTATAATAGGGGAAGCTAAACTTATAATGCTTAGAAGAAACAATATAAAAATATTAACATTTATTTTTTTTAAATATATAGTTCTCATAAAAATATCCTGATTAAATTATTTTCTTTTATTATACTTAATATATTTATATTTGTCAAAATTTATACTTACAGTAAAAATTAAAAATAATTATTCACACTGTATATTATGAAATTTTATAATAATCATTAAAAATTAATATATTATGGCCTCTGGATCTTTTAATTTTATTATTTTTATATTTTGATTAGTAATATTTGGATCTTTTTTTAAATAATTTATTAATTCTGTTTCTAATTGATTATTATAATAATCCTTACTCATTTTAACAGAACCGTATATGCTGAATATCTTTTTTTCAGTATCACTATATGTATTTGGACTAAAAAAATCATTTAGGACTATATGTGCTATATGTATTTGCCATATATTAATAACAAATCCTCCATGAATAAATATTTGTGTCCAATTATGTATTTTTTTTATGATCTCTATTTCAAGAGTATTTGGTACTTTGATATTTTCATTATTGAATACAAAATTTAATAGTTTATCGCCTGGTATTTTTATTAATTTCCCATTATCAGAATTTATAATATAATCTATTCCCAATATATTTTTTAGTTTTAATTCTATAGACTGTCTTATTAAAAAAACACTATTATTAAGTGCTGGTATATATGAAAATGGACTTAAATTATTTTTTAAACGTAATGAACTTATAAAAGTTTCATAACTATTTATTCTGTTTCTTAATATAGCCATTTGTGATGCTTCTATACCGTAATTAACTTCTGATTCTTCTATAATTCTTAGTATGTTGCAATATAAACTAGAATAATATTCTAAATATCCATTAAATATTTCATCTTTATAAAAATCTTCTTTATTTTTAAATTCAATTATCATTTTATAATAGTCTTCAAATACATATAACATAGCTTCAAACTGAACTTTATAATACATTGTTAGTTCTGATTTTTTTTTGAAATAAATCTTTGTATTAAAAACTTCTTTAGATATTTGCTGTAAATTATACTTCTTTTTATTTATTGGAAGTTTACTAATTCTTTTTTCCATATCAGTTTTTTCTTTTAAGTACAGATCCTCAAATAATGTAAAAAAAATTTCTTTATGTATATTTTTATCTCTATATGCTGTAAAAAAATCCATAAAATTATTATAATCGGACATATAATATTTACTCCAATTTTGTATTTAAAATATTTTGTAATTAAAAATTATTATTTCAACGAATTTTAGAATCAAAAAAATATATAGAAAGCGGTACAAGGCTTTATTTTTATTGCCAAACAAAATACAAGCAGGAATCAAACTATTTGAGAGATAGTTTTTCACACTTGTACCGCATTTCGAGCTTATTAAAATTAAAGAACAATTACTGTTATTTTTCTTCTGAGCATACAACTCTTTAGAAGATAGTATTATACCTCTATCAACTTTCATATTTTATGTCCTTATAATGCTTACAAAAGTTTCTCAGGCTTTTGTTTTTGATGCATTTCTTAATTTGGTTTGCATTTACTAATATACACAAAAATATTTTAAAGTCAACAAAAAAACATTTTTTTAAAAATTTAAAACACTGCCGTAAGCAGTGTTTTTTTAGTCAAGTATATATAAATGTATACCTAGATAAAAAAGTCCCTAAAAATAAGGCTCTACGCTTTAAATAAAGGCATTGTAATAAATACTTCAAACATCAATTTGCATTATATTATCGCAATAGCATTCAAATATTTTTTTATTTCAGGAATTATAAAAAAATAAAATCTGCATAAGTCAGTTAGTTAGTTTAAAGTCTTTAAATAATCATTAGGTTAATCTTTAACAGGTCTTTAATATATCTTTAAACTCGTATAGCAAAATGTTATTTAGCAATATAGCAAAATGTTATTTAGCAATATAGCAAAATGCTATTTAGCAATATAGCAAAATGCTATATTAACCTATATATATGCAATTTTTTTATGATACACAAATTAATATTTTCTAATATTTTTTATATTAACTAAACAGTATTATAGTTTTTACTAATCATAAAATTAGCTCGCAGGCTGTAATCTTGGCAGAGATTACAGCCTATCTTTTAAGCTCTATTAAAATCCTTTTCGATTTTTTCAAAACTGTTTAATATTTGATTCATTCTGCACGTTAAGTCTTTCCATTCTTCAAGCATATTTGTTTTAATGTCTTTTTTAATACAGTCTTTTTTCGTACTATATCTAAACTTAGCAAACGGATGATTTTCCATAGCCTCTTTTATCATTCCAGCCAAAACATAAATATATCTTGACACTGTTGTATTAATATTTTGATGACCGAGCATTTTTGATATAACATAAATGTCAGTTCCGTTTTCTGCCATGTCGGTTGCAAAGCCTCTTCTTAATGAATGACATGTAACTTTTGTATTTGTCTTTTTAGAAATGAAATGCATTATTGTGCTTATAGTATTTATATTCAAAGGCTCGCCGTTTGTTTTAATAAATAGCATATTATGTATTTTATTTCTTTGCTTTAATATAGATTTTCTTAATTTTAAATATTCAAATAGCTTAGATTTTATAGAACTAGAAAAAGAAATAATTCTTGGTTTATCTCCCTTGCTTTTATAAATAGCTATGGTATTATTATCAAAGTGAATATTGTCAATGTCTATGCAGGCAAGCTCCTTACGGCGTATGCCTGTGTTAGACATCAGCAAAAGCATGAATATATTTCTCTCATCTGCAAAACTTTCTGATTTTTCTTTTATCTTTTTTGTAATAGATAAAGTTTCATCTGCTTTTATTAATAGCTGATTTTTTACAATTATTTTTGGAGTTTTAAGCTCATCAAAAATATCAAAAAAAGTTTCGGTACTTATTTTTTTTAATTTCACTAAATACTTAAAATAACTTTTTACAGCCATAACTCTGCAGTGAATGATGTCGGCGCCGAGATTTTTATTAACTTGATAAGAGATATAGTCTTCAATGCATTTTCTGTTTACTTTATTATACAATACCGTAGTATTGTATAATAGTATATCTTTAGACAGTCTGATATTATTACTATTAAGTATTTTTTCAGACTGTACGATATTATACTGTCCGATACTGTAATAATTATAAAGAAAATTATAAAAGTTTTTGATGCTGTTTGCATAAGTATTTACTGTAGATTTTGACTTATAAAGTTTTATATATTCAAGATAATTGATTATTAAATTAGAATTATTGTTATCATATAATTTTAGATAGTCTAGCGTTTTCATAAAAACAGCTCCTTTATTATTTAGATAAAGCCTGTCTTTGAGAGACAGGCTTTTCAAATAAAAAGTTTTTTAAACTGTTTTTAATATTTTTTCTGAGCAATAATATTATCGGCTTAAATAATTTTTCATTAAATATTATTTATATTTCATTTTATCCTTCCATCGATATTTCCTTATATTTTGTATATATGGTATAGAATAAAAAATATTTTTTTAATCTGATAAAAAAATATTTTTGCTAAATAAAAAAAGGAGGGATCATGAATATTTATAAAATATTAAAGGCAATCACAGTTATTGCGAACGCCGTAATTGCCTTATACGAAATCTTCAAAGGATAAAAAATCCTTAAAAGTATCAGGCATATTAGGGTATGTCTGATACTAAAAATTATAATATTAAAATAAATAATATCAAGGAGTTGTATATGACTAATGAATTAGAAAAAAAAGAAGAGTTAAAAAAAGCACCAAAAAAATTACACTGGGCTTTTACAGCCCCAGAAGAGTGTATTAATGAAATGAAAGACTATGCAAGAAGGTACAATATGTCTTTAGGCGAATATATAGAGGCTATTCATAAAAGATATTTAGAAAGTATAGAAAATAAAAAATTATAATAGTTATTTAGTTATTGAAAATAATATTTTTTATTATAAACTTATAAACGGTAACTTTGTATTTTTTCTATATATTCTATTGTCTTTGGTGTAACATACGGTTACACCTTTTTTATTTATTTTATATTAACTTATTTATTTTTTATAAAGTATAGACAAAAAAATAAATAAGGAATAAAAAATGGAAGAAATAAAGAAAAATAAAACTAAAGATATAATGGAATTAATATTACCACATAATAAAAGTAAAAAAGTGTCATTAGGATTTTATTATTATAAAAATATTATTGAGGAAATGAAAGAATATGCCAATAAATATAAGATGTCATTAGGAGAATATATAGAGGAGATACATAATACATGCAAAAATATAAAAAATATATCTAAATTAAAAATGGAAGAAAATACAGAAAAAATTAGTTGGGTGATTTTAGTAGAAAAAAATAATTTTGATGATATTAGGAATTATGCTAAAAAATATAAAATGCGAATTGGAGAATATATAGGATATATACATAAATTATATATTTACAATATAAAATAAAAAAAGGAGGCTGAAACCTTTCTAGTTCCAGCCTTTTGACAAGCATCCATTCAGTACAAAATAAATAAAAAACTTTATCTTACTAAAAAGAAATGCTATTTCAATATAAATATTCTTATTATGGCTTTTTATTTATATATATAATAAAAAATATTAGAGATTATTAATTATTTATCCCCTTCAAACTTTGACTGATAACTTTTAAATCCAGCAAGTCCAAGCAAACCTCCCATTAAAAATGGAAGAGCTTCTCCAAGCCTAACATCTTTAGAAAAAACTAAGAAAGCTATACAAACAAGCATGACCGCTGAACCTAATAAACTTATT encodes:
- the aspS gene encoding aspartate--tRNA ligase encodes the protein MRFKSAYNGILTKDDIGKEVKLAGWVLRRRDHGGVIFVDLRDRTGFVQIVFNPEISKEAHNDAQDLRSEYVISVEGKIRARSPEMINPKIPTGEIEVMVEKMELLNTSETPPFLLEDDIDTGEDIRLKYRYLDLRRPTVFNNLYKRFQITNAFRKHLSDNGFIDVETPILNKSTPEGARDFLVPSRLNAGDFYALPQSPQIFKQILMIGGFDRYYQIAKCFRDEDLRADRQPEFTQVDIETSFLNTDEFLSIMENVTANIVKDVYGIDLPTPFPRLNYYDAMEMYGSDKPDTRFELKLINVEEAVRGCDFAVFKNALDNKFIIRCLNAKGGEKLSRKDIDDFTKYVGIFGAKGLAWMRVTEKGLESNIVKFFSEENQKKILEVTKAEKGDLLFFVADTPKVTFDALGNLRLKVAEKLNLIDKDKLNFLWVVEFPLFEYDHKEKRISATHHPFTAPVPEDVAILESEPLKVRSDTYDLVLNGNEIGGGGQRIYDSKVQAIIFKLLGIDEEKAKLRFGFLLDALKYGAPPMCGMAYGIDRVVMLLQKQDSIREVIAFPKTQKGQCLMSGCPSTVDADQLEELHLSIEE
- a CDS encoding ComF family protein, which encodes MNNIFTAYKKFSIDNIPITALGDLDKELGDELRAFKKKSVNFPINIIKQIKNYYSDYIKTNNKKFDIILYVPSNKNNGVMDFFADYISKEFDIEKCEFIKINKNIKEQKFLETLKERSENIKDAFEIINYDKLKNKNILLIDDVYASGETIKEIIKIFKGFQFNYNLEILIFCYRNHIFR
- a CDS encoding tyrosine-type recombinase/integrase, which codes for MKTLDYLKLYDNNNSNLIINYLEYIKLYKSKSTVNTYANSIKNFYNFLYNYYSIGQYNIVQSEKILNSNNIRLSKDILLYNTTVLYNKVNRKCIEDYISYQVNKNLGADIIHCRVMAVKSYFKYLVKLKKISTETFFDIFDELKTPKIIVKNQLLIKADETLSITKKIKEKSESFADERNIFMLLLMSNTGIRRKELACIDIDNIHFDNNTIAIYKSKGDKPRIISFSSSIKSKLFEYLKLRKSILKQRNKIHNMLFIKTNGEPLNINTISTIMHFISKKTNTKVTCHSLRRGFATDMAENGTDIYVISKMLGHQNINTTVSRYIYVLAGMIKEAMENHPFAKFRYSTKKDCIKKDIKTNMLEEWKDLTCRMNQILNSFEKIEKDFNRA